One part of the Polycyclovorans algicola TG408 genome encodes these proteins:
- the fliQ gene encoding flagellar biosynthesis protein FliQ, protein MTPEDVLTVGRSALEVGLLLGAPLLLAALASGLVIGLFQAATQINEMTLSFIPKVLAVAAVAVLAGPWMLHVIVDYTRALILSIPAWVN, encoded by the coding sequence ATGACGCCGGAAGACGTGCTCACCGTCGGGCGCTCGGCGCTGGAGGTGGGGCTGTTGCTCGGCGCGCCGCTGTTGCTGGCGGCACTGGCCTCCGGGCTGGTGATCGGCCTGTTTCAGGCCGCGACGCAGATCAACGAAATGACCCTGTCGTTCATTCCCAAGGTGCTGGCCGTCGCTGCCGTGGCGGTGCTGGCCGGGCCGTGGATGCTGCACGTCATTGTTGACTACACCCGCGCACTGATTCTGTCGATTCCGGCCTGGGTCAACTGA
- a CDS encoding alkyl sulfatase dimerization domain-containing protein, whose product MMRAPRRVALATLLLLLGACAEAPLPDAPAVTPDALAAHGEHFEEAVITVAPSLHVAVGFGIANSILIEGDEGAIIVDTLESLDAARRVAAAFAEISDLPVKAIVYTHSHPDHVQGASAFIKEGTEVPVYAHADVAANMDRVASELQPVITRRSLRMYGAGLPENERSNLGIGGFLALTPNAEVGTLRPTHTLTDRLTVTLAGIDMELVHAPGETDDQIFVWLPQHRALLPADNLYKAFPNLYTLRGTRFRDAKRWAGSLDAMRALAPEHLLPSHGQPISGAHTVQALLTDYRDAIRFVHDQTLRRINAGQSPDRIAAELRLPPHLAASPYLQPFYGTPAWAARALFQGELGWFGGNISELNPLPPAEQGRRWVEVAGGRDALLAHARKALADHDPQWALELTDPLLAADAVDADTLALRAEAASRLGAAETNPNARHYYLSQAREWRGEWTAPERIVNPTPAMLAAMPLATFFDGMAVALDADAALETHAALVFDFTDAPAHTLIVRRGVAEWRRDDQAPGVPVVSRTEVSAQVFKEMLAQLRSPAVTVASDFKMSEGNRLDLIRFLRLFVPLDTED is encoded by the coding sequence ATGATGCGAGCACCTCGCCGGGTCGCGCTCGCGACCCTGTTGCTGCTGCTCGGCGCCTGCGCCGAAGCCCCGCTGCCTGACGCCCCGGCGGTCACACCCGACGCGCTGGCGGCGCACGGTGAACATTTCGAAGAGGCGGTCATCACCGTTGCGCCTAGCCTGCACGTGGCCGTGGGCTTTGGCATTGCCAACAGCATCCTCATCGAAGGCGATGAGGGCGCGATCATCGTCGACACCCTGGAGTCACTGGACGCCGCGCGACGTGTGGCCGCCGCCTTCGCCGAGATCAGTGACCTGCCGGTGAAGGCCATCGTCTACACCCACTCTCACCCCGACCATGTTCAGGGCGCCAGTGCGTTCATCAAAGAGGGCACCGAGGTGCCGGTCTATGCCCACGCCGACGTCGCGGCCAACATGGACCGCGTCGCCTCGGAGTTGCAGCCGGTCATCACCCGCCGCTCGCTGCGTATGTACGGCGCCGGACTCCCGGAGAACGAGCGCAGCAACCTCGGCATCGGCGGCTTTCTGGCGCTGACGCCCAATGCCGAGGTCGGCACGCTGCGGCCCACGCACACCCTCACCGATCGCCTCACGGTGACCCTCGCCGGCATCGACATGGAACTGGTCCACGCGCCCGGCGAAACCGACGACCAGATTTTCGTCTGGCTGCCGCAGCACCGTGCGCTGCTGCCGGCCGACAACCTCTACAAGGCCTTCCCCAATCTCTACACGCTGCGCGGCACGCGTTTTCGCGACGCCAAGCGCTGGGCCGGCAGTCTGGATGCGATGCGCGCCCTGGCGCCCGAGCACCTGCTGCCCAGCCACGGCCAGCCGATCAGCGGCGCCCACACCGTGCAGGCCCTGCTCACCGACTACCGCGACGCCATCCGCTTTGTGCACGACCAGACGCTGCGGCGCATCAACGCCGGGCAGTCGCCGGACCGCATCGCCGCCGAGCTGCGACTGCCACCGCACTTGGCGGCCTCGCCGTATCTGCAACCTTTTTATGGCACGCCTGCGTGGGCGGCGCGGGCGCTGTTTCAAGGTGAGCTCGGCTGGTTCGGCGGCAACATCAGCGAGTTGAACCCGCTGCCGCCTGCCGAGCAGGGCCGCCGCTGGGTCGAAGTGGCCGGCGGTCGCGACGCGCTGCTCGCGCATGCGCGAAAGGCCCTGGCCGATCACGATCCACAGTGGGCGCTGGAGCTCACCGACCCGCTGCTTGCCGCCGATGCCGTTGACGCCGACACCCTTGCCCTGCGCGCCGAGGCCGCGAGCCGGCTCGGCGCCGCCGAGACCAACCCCAACGCGCGGCATTACTACCTGAGCCAGGCACGCGAATGGCGCGGCGAGTGGACCGCGCCCGAGCGCATCGTCAACCCGACACCGGCCATGCTCGCGGCGATGCCACTGGCGACCTTTTTCGACGGCATGGCCGTGGCGCTGGATGCCGACGCGGCGCTGGAAACCCACGCCGCGCTGGTCTTCGACTTTACCGATGCACCCGCACACACGCTGATCGTCCGTCGCGGCGTGGCCGAGTGGCGCCGGGACGATCAAGCGCCCGGCGTGCCCGTGGTGTCTCGCACCGAGGTCTCGGCACAGGTGTTCAAGGAAATGTTGGCGCAACTTCGCAGCCCGGCGGTCACCGTGGCCAGCGACTTCAAAATGAGCGAGGGCAACCGCCTCGATCTGATTCGTTTTTTGCGCCTGTTCGTGCCGCTGGACACCGAAGACTAA
- the fliN gene encoding flagellar motor switch protein FliN: protein MPTLESQPKGGDLDVNLDVILDVTVTLAIEVGRARIPIRNLLQLSQGSVVELERQAGEPLDVYVNGTLIAHGEVVMVNEKFGVRLTDVVSPAERIRKLR, encoded by the coding sequence ATGCCGACCCTGGAATCGCAGCCCAAGGGCGGCGATCTCGACGTCAACCTTGACGTGATTCTGGATGTCACCGTGACCCTGGCCATCGAGGTCGGCCGCGCCCGCATTCCCATCCGCAACCTGCTGCAGCTGTCGCAGGGCTCGGTGGTCGAGCTCGAACGCCAGGCCGGCGAGCCGCTCGATGTGTACGTCAACGGCACGCTCATCGCCCACGGCGAAGTGGTGATGGTCAACGAAAAATTCGGCGTGCGCCTGACCGACGTGGTCAGCCCGGCCGAGCGCATTCGCAAGCTGCGCTGA
- the fliP gene encoding flagellar type III secretion system pore protein FliP (The bacterial flagellar biogenesis protein FliP forms a type III secretion system (T3SS)-type pore required for flagellar assembly.): MSRVAALLTALLLPGLALAQTTLPEIPALTMTPTADGGAQWSLSLQVLAAMTLLSVLPALLMSTTGFARIIIVLALLRQALGTQSTPSNPILIGLALLLTGFVMQPTFERAWAEGVGPYLDGTMALEQAAPGAAAPLRDFMLRQTRDSDLLMFAELAGHTEGFAEPTDVPLTVLAAAFLTSELKTAFQIGFLLFIPFVIIDLVVASVLMSLGMMMLSPMMISLPFKLMLFVLVDGWTLVAGSLVGSFVS, encoded by the coding sequence ATGAGCCGGGTGGCCGCCTTGCTCACCGCCCTGCTGCTGCCCGGCCTCGCGCTGGCGCAAACGACCCTGCCCGAGATTCCGGCCCTGACCATGACGCCCACCGCCGACGGCGGTGCGCAGTGGTCGCTGAGCTTGCAGGTGCTGGCGGCGATGACCCTGCTGTCGGTGCTGCCGGCGCTGCTCATGTCGACCACCGGCTTTGCCCGCATCATCATCGTACTGGCACTGCTGCGCCAGGCACTGGGCACCCAGAGCACGCCGTCGAATCCCATCCTGATTGGCCTGGCGCTGCTGCTCACCGGCTTTGTCATGCAGCCGACGTTCGAGCGCGCATGGGCTGAAGGCGTGGGCCCGTATCTGGACGGCACGATGGCGCTGGAGCAGGCCGCACCGGGTGCCGCTGCGCCCCTGCGCGACTTCATGCTGCGCCAGACGCGCGACAGTGACCTGTTGATGTTTGCCGAGCTGGCCGGGCACACCGAGGGGTTCGCCGAGCCCACCGATGTGCCCCTGACCGTGCTGGCCGCCGCCTTCCTCACCAGCGAGCTGAAGACCGCGTTTCAGATTGGGTTTCTGCTGTTCATTCCGTTCGTGATCATCGATCTGGTGGTGGCCAGCGTGCTGATGAGCCTGGGCATGATGATGCTGTCGCCGATGATGATTTCGCTGCCGTTCAAGTTGATGCTGTTCGTCCTGGTCGACGGTTGGACCCTGGTCGCCGGGAGTCTGGTCGGCAGCTTCGTGTCATGA
- a CDS encoding flagellar basal body-associated FliL family protein: MSEVAVAAPPKKSLMPIMLAVLVAAGVAGGGGWYYATQRGEAAAAEPAILPAQYHKLDPALVVNIDDGGGLRYLQVELQVMARDPAVFAAVDTHAPAIRDALLTLFGRYPYARLMAPEGREALRGEALTAIRTALPDAEQASTLEALYFTSFVMQ, encoded by the coding sequence ATGTCTGAGGTCGCCGTTGCCGCCCCCCCAAAGAAAAGCCTGATGCCGATCATGCTGGCGGTGCTCGTGGCGGCCGGGGTGGCCGGTGGGGGCGGCTGGTACTACGCCACGCAGCGCGGTGAGGCTGCGGCTGCCGAACCGGCGATATTGCCGGCGCAGTATCACAAGCTCGACCCGGCGCTGGTCGTCAACATCGATGACGGCGGCGGGCTGCGCTATCTGCAGGTGGAGTTGCAGGTCATGGCCCGTGACCCCGCCGTGTTCGCGGCGGTCGACACCCACGCGCCGGCCATCCGCGACGCACTGCTGACCTTGTTTGGACGCTACCCCTACGCGCGCCTGATGGCGCCGGAGGGCCGCGAAGCCTTGCGCGGCGAGGCCCTGACCGCAATCCGCACCGCGCTACCCGACGCCGAACAGGCCAGCACGCTCGAAGCGCTTTATTTCACCAGCTTCGTCATGCAATGA
- a CDS encoding flagellar FliJ family protein, whose translation MSLATPRLQRIADLRRRDSDRAAAEWVAARDGVQSAQGQLAELQRYAAEYGARPLAQSVWQIQARRAFSDRLTAAQQQQQQRIARAERQALQAQIEFQRAQTVSQSLHRAADHQRQQLQLARDRRQQSIDDDRGFGRVMAWISGG comes from the coding sequence ATGAGCCTTGCCACGCCGCGCCTGCAGCGCATCGCTGACCTGCGTCGTCGCGACAGCGACCGTGCCGCCGCCGAGTGGGTTGCCGCGCGAGACGGCGTGCAGTCGGCGCAAGGCCAGCTCGCCGAACTGCAGCGCTATGCCGCCGAGTACGGCGCCCGACCCCTGGCGCAGAGCGTCTGGCAGATTCAGGCACGCCGCGCGTTCAGCGACCGTCTCACTGCCGCGCAGCAACAGCAGCAGCAACGCATTGCCCGGGCCGAGCGGCAGGCGCTGCAGGCACAAATCGAATTCCAGCGGGCGCAGACCGTGAGTCAAAGCCTGCATCGTGCCGCCGACCATCAGCGTCAGCAGTTGCAGTTGGCGCGCGACCGGCGTCAGCAGAGCATCGACGATGACCGCGGCTTTGGCCGTGTCATGGCGTGGATCAGCGGCGGATGA
- the fliR gene encoding flagellar biosynthetic protein FliR, which translates to MGELGTVTIALWGALVQASWVLVRVSAFVVTAPVLGGRAAPGRVRLMMAVVLTPLIALTVPPVEAPALFGSQWWLMMIINVSVGLMLGLLLQLLFEALMLAAEMISALAGLSFAQVNDPMRGTASPVLGSMLTAFASLLFLAMDGHHALIRMLWLSFAAIPMAGDWAGPPWMALVGLLVPMLEAGISLALPVLASLLTVQLGFGLVSRAAPALNLFAIGLPAALLALLILLWLWLPEMGAPLSAYWAQMFEQVGAALQATP; encoded by the coding sequence ATGGGCGAGCTCGGCACCGTCACCATCGCGCTGTGGGGCGCGCTGGTGCAGGCCAGTTGGGTGCTGGTGCGGGTGAGCGCCTTCGTCGTCACCGCGCCGGTGCTGGGCGGGCGTGCCGCGCCGGGGCGGGTGAGGTTGATGATGGCGGTGGTGCTCACGCCGCTGATTGCACTTACTGTGCCGCCGGTCGAGGCGCCCGCGCTGTTCGGCAGCCAGTGGTGGCTGATGATGATCATCAACGTCAGTGTGGGCCTGATGCTGGGCCTGCTGCTGCAATTGTTGTTTGAAGCCCTGATGCTGGCGGCGGAGATGATCAGCGCGCTGGCCGGCCTGTCGTTCGCCCAGGTCAATGACCCGATGCGCGGCACGGCCTCGCCGGTGCTGGGCTCGATGCTCACCGCGTTTGCCAGCCTGTTGTTTCTGGCGATGGACGGGCATCACGCGCTGATCCGCATGCTGTGGCTGAGCTTTGCCGCCATTCCCATGGCCGGCGACTGGGCCGGACCGCCGTGGATGGCGCTGGTCGGTCTGCTGGTGCCCATGCTGGAGGCGGGCATCAGCCTGGCGTTGCCGGTGCTGGCCAGTCTGCTCACCGTGCAATTGGGTTTTGGACTGGTCAGCCGTGCGGCGCCGGCGCTGAACCTGTTTGCCATCGGGTTGCCAGCCGCCTTGCTGGCGCTACTGATTCTGCTGTGGTTGTGGCTGCCGGAGATGGGCGCGCCCCTGTCAGCCTACTGGGCACAGATGTTCGAACAGGTCGGCGCTGCGCTGCAGGCCACGCCATGA
- the fliM gene encoding flagellar motor switch protein FliM — protein MSGQDLLSQDEIDALLHGVDAGAVATDSPPLEGEVRPFDLAGHDRIVRGRLPTLEMINERFARHYRISLFNLLRRSPELSIKGVEMLKFADYVHSLYVPTNLNLIRIKPLRGTALIVIEPKLVFACVDTFFGGDGRFPVKIEGREFTPTEMRVIQLLLKSAFADLAEAWGPVMPLDFEYLNSEVNPHFANIVAPSEILVVSKFTVDLDGAEGEIHIVMPYGMIEPIREQLDAGLQSDRGDRDERWTASLRAQIQDAMVELSTQLDAPRLTLRQLVALKPGDVIPIEMPDLLDLCIDGLPVFSGSLGVSHGKHALKIDHAARREPSAKAA, from the coding sequence ATGAGCGGCCAGGATCTTTTAAGCCAGGACGAGATCGATGCCCTGCTGCACGGCGTCGATGCCGGCGCCGTGGCCACTGACTCGCCGCCGCTGGAAGGCGAGGTGCGGCCCTTCGATCTGGCCGGGCACGACCGCATCGTCCGGGGTCGTCTGCCGACCCTGGAGATGATCAATGAACGCTTCGCGCGGCACTACCGCATCTCGCTGTTCAACCTGCTGCGACGCTCGCCGGAGCTGTCGATCAAGGGCGTGGAGATGCTCAAGTTCGCCGACTACGTGCACTCGCTGTACGTGCCGACCAACCTCAATCTGATTCGCATCAAACCGCTGCGTGGCACGGCGCTGATCGTCATCGAACCCAAACTGGTGTTCGCCTGCGTCGACACTTTTTTTGGCGGTGATGGCCGCTTCCCGGTGAAGATCGAAGGGCGCGAATTCACGCCCACCGAAATGCGCGTGATCCAGTTGCTGCTGAAGAGCGCGTTTGCCGACCTGGCCGAAGCCTGGGGCCCGGTGATGCCGTTGGACTTCGAGTATCTGAATTCCGAGGTCAATCCCCATTTCGCCAACATCGTCGCGCCCAGCGAGATTCTGGTGGTGTCGAAATTCACCGTCGACCTCGATGGCGCCGAAGGCGAGATTCACATCGTCATGCCCTACGGGATGATCGAGCCGATTCGCGAGCAACTGGATGCCGGCCTGCAATCCGATCGCGGTGACCGCGACGAGCGCTGGACCGCCAGCCTGCGGGCGCAGATTCAGGACGCGATGGTTGAGCTCTCGACCCAACTCGACGCCCCGCGCCTCACCTTGCGGCAACTGGTGGCGCTCAAGCCCGGCGACGTGATCCCCATCGAGATGCCCGACCTGCTCGATTTGTGCATCGACGGACTGCCGGTGTTCAGCGGCTCGCTCGGCGTCTCACACGGCAAACACGCGCTGAAAATCGATCACGCCGCGCGGCGCGAGCCCTCGGCAAAAGCCGCTTAA
- a CDS encoding flagellar hook-length control protein FliK, which yields MMAVATAAAVTPSARPAAAAEGAAPRGFGAELAAQSASAAVAASASGIAADADAESAVSIEVADAVETEIDIADALNLPTGEALVQPEVAHLKNDPGTSIAADRLDTPRLASTEAAAQITADARSLPPATAANAVPDPGVAPPSPPAANLMPSGGQAATLSVNRSAPPTAATTTEALSQSVATLSAAVPADPAMHPVAAPDATLPTLEAAPGAPIGRLGDALVAETHAPTTAGPGVTVTLAGAVSSPGVATAATAAAMPSLPVADAAPKLAEHIEAMLEDEVWSMKLRLDPPRLGTVEVQLAVRDQQVAVSLGSGDAQARMLLAQALPELANALSARGLQLMGADVGHPSQGRDEAPARRLAQSARGEGGDAESVPTRERARQGVVDHYA from the coding sequence ATGATGGCGGTCGCGACCGCCGCCGCCGTGACGCCGTCCGCACGCCCGGCTGCGGCTGCTGAGGGTGCGGCACCCCGCGGCTTCGGCGCCGAGTTGGCCGCCCAGTCGGCGTCGGCTGCCGTTGCCGCCTCTGCTTCCGGCATCGCCGCCGATGCTGATGCGGAGTCGGCGGTATCCATCGAGGTCGCCGACGCCGTCGAGACCGAGATCGACATCGCCGACGCACTCAATCTGCCGACGGGCGAGGCGTTGGTTCAGCCAGAAGTTGCCCACCTGAAAAATGACCCCGGGACCTCCATCGCAGCCGATCGGTTGGACACACCGCGACTTGCGAGCACCGAAGCCGCGGCGCAGATCACCGCCGACGCTCGGTCTTTGCCTCCAGCCACTGCCGCTAACGCAGTTCCAGACCCTGGGGTCGCACCGCCGTCCCCGCCCGCGGCCAACCTGATGCCATCGGGTGGCCAAGCGGCGACGTTGTCGGTGAACCGATCTGCGCCACCGACGGCGGCGACGACCACTGAAGCCCTCTCTCAATCTGTCGCCACCCTGTCCGCGGCCGTGCCGGCTGATCCGGCAATGCACCCCGTGGCGGCACCCGACGCGACGCTGCCAACGCTGGAGGCCGCGCCGGGCGCGCCGATCGGACGCCTTGGGGATGCCCTTGTGGCAGAGACCCACGCGCCGACCACTGCAGGTCCGGGCGTCACTGTCACGCTTGCCGGCGCGGTGTCTTCGCCGGGCGTGGCGACGGCGGCCACTGCCGCAGCGATGCCCTCGCTGCCGGTCGCCGACGCCGCCCCGAAGCTCGCCGAACACATCGAGGCGATGCTCGAGGACGAGGTCTGGTCGATGAAGCTGCGCTTGGACCCGCCGCGCCTCGGCACGGTCGAGGTCCAACTGGCGGTGCGCGACCAGCAGGTCGCGGTCAGCCTCGGGAGCGGCGATGCGCAGGCGCGGATGCTGCTCGCCCAGGCCTTGCCGGAATTGGCCAACGCCTTGTCGGCGCGCGGCTTGCAGTTGATGGGTGCCGATGTCGGCCACCCGTCACAGGGCCGCGATGAGGCGCCCGCGCGGCGACTGGCGCAAAGCGCCCGAGGCGAGGGGGGTGATGCCGAATCGGTGCCGACCCGCGAGCGGGCCCGGCAAGGCGTGGTTGACCACTACGCCTAG
- the fliO gene encoding flagellar biosynthetic protein FliO yields METLPASPGFGHVLQMIAALAVVLGIILGASIVLKRLRLMPQAGGAIQVKAIRALGARSQLVLVEVAGETILLGVTPGQITRLSGDKSAPSTFAQQLEDVR; encoded by the coding sequence ATGGAAACGCTGCCGGCCAGCCCCGGCTTCGGCCACGTGTTGCAGATGATCGCGGCGCTGGCCGTGGTGCTCGGCATCATTCTCGGTGCCAGCATCGTGCTCAAGCGGTTGCGCTTGATGCCGCAGGCCGGTGGCGCGATCCAGGTCAAAGCGATCCGCGCGTTGGGCGCCCGCAGCCAGTTGGTGCTGGTCGAGGTGGCCGGTGAAACCATCCTTCTGGGCGTGACGCCCGGCCAGATCACCCGGCTGAGCGGCGACAAATCAGCCCCCAGTACCTTCGCCCAACAACTGGAGGACGTGCGATGA
- a CDS encoding FliI/YscN family ATPase, which translates to MTASLAEHFERRATRAPQQAPLLRTGRLDQMVGLALQARGLSLPLESACAIETSPDCWVPAEVVGFADDRTFLMPAGPLTGLAPSARVAARRLTGEPRIGADWLGRVMGADGLPLDGKPPPKGEQPLRLSAPPINPLLRAAIDTPMDVGVRAINAMLTLGRGQRVGLFAGSGVGKSTLLGMMTRHTTADVTVVGLIGERGREVRDFVFDTLGPDGLAQACVIAAPADASPLARLNGARLATAVAEYFRDQGCHVLLLMDSLTRYAQAAREIGLAVGEPPATRGYPPSVFARIPQLVERAGALQRGGSITGIYTVLTEGDDLQDPIADSARAILDGHIVLSRRIAEQGRFPAIDVEASVSRLFTNLADGPQRRAATQLRRWMGALSRNRDLIAVGAYQSGADADTDAALAHQTGIDRFLSQAVEQPAPLIDARRSLAELTGVTS; encoded by the coding sequence ATGACCGCAAGCCTGGCCGAACATTTCGAACGCCGCGCCACCCGCGCGCCGCAGCAGGCGCCGCTGCTGCGCACCGGCCGGCTCGACCAGATGGTCGGCCTGGCGCTGCAGGCGCGCGGCCTCAGCCTGCCGTTGGAAAGCGCCTGCGCCATCGAAACGTCGCCCGACTGCTGGGTGCCCGCCGAAGTCGTCGGCTTTGCCGATGACCGCACGTTTCTCATGCCCGCCGGGCCGCTCACCGGCCTCGCGCCCTCGGCACGCGTGGCGGCACGGCGCCTCACCGGCGAGCCGCGCATCGGCGCCGACTGGTTGGGCCGCGTCATGGGTGCCGACGGCCTGCCGCTGGACGGCAAACCGCCGCCCAAAGGCGAGCAGCCGCTGCGACTCTCGGCACCGCCCATTAACCCCCTGCTGCGCGCGGCCATCGACACGCCCATGGACGTGGGCGTGCGCGCCATCAACGCCATGCTCACCCTCGGTCGCGGTCAACGCGTCGGCCTGTTTGCCGGCTCCGGCGTCGGCAAATCGACCCTGCTCGGCATGATGACGCGCCACACCACGGCGGATGTCACCGTGGTCGGCCTGATCGGCGAGCGCGGCCGCGAAGTCCGTGATTTCGTCTTCGACACCCTCGGTCCCGACGGCCTGGCCCAGGCTTGTGTAATCGCCGCGCCGGCTGACGCCAGCCCGCTGGCGCGGCTCAATGGCGCGCGCCTGGCCACGGCCGTCGCCGAATATTTTCGCGATCAGGGCTGCCACGTGCTGCTGCTCATGGACTCGCTCACCCGCTACGCCCAGGCCGCGCGCGAGATCGGCCTCGCCGTGGGTGAGCCCCCCGCCACCCGCGGCTATCCGCCGTCGGTGTTCGCCCGCATTCCGCAGCTCGTCGAGCGCGCCGGTGCGCTGCAGCGTGGCGGCAGCATTACCGGCATTTACACCGTGCTCACCGAAGGCGACGACCTGCAGGACCCCATTGCCGACAGCGCCCGCGCCATTCTCGACGGCCACATCGTGCTGTCGCGGCGAATCGCCGAACAGGGCCGATTTCCGGCGATTGATGTCGAGGCCAGCGTCAGCCGTCTGTTCACCAATCTGGCGGATGGGCCGCAGCGGCGGGCCGCCACGCAACTGCGCCGCTGGATGGGCGCACTCAGCCGTAACCGCGATCTGATCGCCGTCGGCGCGTACCAGTCGGGCGCCGATGCCGACACCGACGCCGCCCTGGCGCACCAGACCGGAATCGATCGCTTTCTGTCGCAGGCGGTCGAGCAGCCCGCGCCGCTGATCGACGCCCGCCGCAGCCTTGCTGAATTGACCGGAGTGACCTCATGA
- the fliG gene encoding flagellar motor switch protein FliG — translation MSGLHRAAIFLLSLGEKEAADVLKHIGAKEVQKLGQAMASLGSVSSPQANQVIDRFINELGDQTSLGVGADDYVRKVLVGALGEDKASGLIDRILLGRNTKGLEALKWMEPRSIADLVRNEHPQIIAIVLSHLDADQAAAVLEVLPERARADVVMRIATLEGIPPHALHELDDILERQFAGNQNLKSSSVGGVKVAANILNLMDSGAEATLMTRIREVDDNLGTRIQDLMFVFDNLGELDDKNIQRLLRDVATDKLGLALKGADPRVRDKILGNLSKRAAEMLREDMDARGPVRVADVESAQKEILGIARKLGDDGEIQLGSNREDFV, via the coding sequence ATGTCGGGCCTGCACCGGGCCGCAATCTTTCTGCTGTCACTTGGCGAGAAAGAAGCCGCCGACGTGCTCAAACACATCGGCGCCAAAGAAGTCCAGAAGCTGGGCCAGGCCATGGCCAGCCTCGGCAGCGTGTCGTCGCCGCAGGCCAATCAGGTGATCGACCGCTTCATCAACGAATTGGGTGACCAAACCTCGCTGGGCGTGGGGGCGGACGATTACGTGCGCAAAGTACTGGTCGGTGCCCTGGGTGAAGACAAGGCCTCGGGACTGATCGACCGCATCCTGCTTGGCCGCAACACCAAGGGTCTGGAAGCCCTGAAGTGGATGGAGCCGCGTTCCATCGCCGACCTGGTGCGCAACGAACACCCGCAAATCATCGCCATCGTGCTGTCGCACCTCGATGCCGACCAGGCCGCTGCGGTCCTCGAAGTGTTGCCGGAGCGCGCCCGCGCCGACGTGGTGATGCGCATCGCCACGCTCGAAGGCATTCCGCCCCACGCGCTGCACGAGCTTGACGACATTCTCGAACGCCAGTTCGCCGGCAACCAGAATCTCAAATCGTCGAGTGTCGGCGGCGTCAAGGTCGCGGCCAACATTCTCAACCTCATGGACTCGGGTGCCGAAGCGACCTTGATGACGCGCATCCGCGAGGTCGACGACAACCTCGGCACCCGCATTCAGGACCTGATGTTTGTCTTCGACAACCTCGGCGAACTCGACGACAAAAACATCCAGCGACTGCTGCGTGACGTCGCCACCGACAAGCTCGGCCTGGCGCTCAAGGGTGCCGACCCGCGCGTTCGCGACAAGATTCTCGGCAACCTGTCTAAGCGCGCAGCCGAGATGCTGCGCGAAGACATGGATGCCCGCGGCCCGGTGCGCGTGGCCGACGTTGAGTCGGCTCAGAAAGAAATTCTCGGCATCGCCCGCAAGCTCGGCGATGACGGCGAGATTCAGCTCGGCAGCAACCGCGAGGACTTCGTGTGA
- a CDS encoding FliH/SctL family protein: MNDHATPFEAESPEQIHHWQAPQLDRPDPRAARKSPPTAAHLEALEQAAWDEGYQRGRKEGEAAARKSAEPKIDHLRLLIAALDEPLAADRAQLTDTLCQLTVALARTLTEQALMLDPAALKPLADKALAALGESRGPVTLRVAPAAAEALKQLVETPSDWRIEADPTLGAADVCVDGDPLSIDARLSTRLAQWAADWQARA; this comes from the coding sequence GTGAACGACCACGCCACGCCATTCGAGGCCGAGAGTCCCGAGCAGATTCACCATTGGCAGGCGCCGCAGTTGGACCGGCCCGACCCGCGCGCCGCGCGCAAGTCGCCGCCCACTGCCGCTCACCTCGAAGCCCTGGAGCAGGCGGCGTGGGACGAGGGCTATCAGCGTGGCCGCAAAGAAGGCGAGGCCGCCGCGCGCAAGTCTGCCGAGCCCAAGATCGATCACCTGCGCCTGCTGATTGCCGCGCTCGATGAGCCCTTGGCGGCCGACCGCGCGCAGCTGACCGACACGCTCTGCCAGCTCACCGTGGCGCTGGCCCGCACGCTCACCGAACAGGCGCTGATGCTCGATCCGGCCGCGCTCAAACCACTGGCCGACAAGGCACTGGCGGCGCTGGGCGAATCACGCGGACCGGTCACCTTGCGCGTGGCCCCGGCCGCTGCCGAGGCGCTGAAACAATTGGTTGAAACGCCGAGCGACTGGCGTATTGAAGCCGACCCGACGCTGGGCGCGGCCGATGTCTGCGTTGACGGCGATCCCTTGTCCATCGACGCGCGGCTCAGCACGCGACTCGCGCAGTGGGCCGCCGACTGGCAGGCCCGCGCATGA